A stretch of the uncultured Cohaesibacter sp. genome encodes the following:
- a CDS encoding GntR family transcriptional regulator — protein sequence MTAKLYRKGSAALEICAELRKRILTLELRPGASLDETQLSAEFEVSRSPIRDALNRLSAERLVVASPNKGAIVAPIDLMGFPHFMEAMDLQQRYASRLAARNRTSADLERLKRLADDYNQAVRTFDPLTVLQSNYDFHLAIAKAGRNPYVTRQYQELLSQARRYLHIHIEHLIAVEGKALLEDQHYDFVDAIRARDVEEADRVAHSHTKQFETRFLKALQHQSDVSFQIEVSSEGDDSDVDN from the coding sequence ATGACCGCCAAACTCTATCGCAAGGGCTCTGCCGCCCTTGAGATATGCGCCGAGTTGAGAAAGCGGATCCTAACGCTGGAATTGCGCCCAGGTGCGTCGCTGGATGAAACCCAGCTGTCCGCAGAGTTTGAAGTGTCCCGATCGCCGATCCGAGATGCCCTTAATCGCTTGAGCGCAGAGCGCCTCGTGGTTGCCTCCCCGAACAAGGGGGCAATTGTCGCGCCCATTGACCTGATGGGATTTCCCCATTTCATGGAAGCCATGGATTTGCAGCAGCGCTATGCCTCGCGGCTGGCGGCGCGCAATCGCACGAGCGCAGATTTGGAGCGGTTAAAGCGCTTGGCAGATGATTATAATCAGGCCGTTCGCACCTTCGACCCGCTCACTGTGTTGCAAAGCAACTATGATTTCCATCTGGCAATCGCCAAAGCAGGTCGCAACCCTTATGTGACGCGCCAATATCAAGAGCTGCTTTCCCAAGCCCGGCGTTACCTTCACATCCATATCGAGCATTTGATTGCAGTCGAAGGCAAAGCACTGCTTGAAGACCAGCATTACGACTTTGTCGATGCGATCAGGGCACGCGATGTCGAAGAGGCAGACCGGGTTGCTCACAGCCATACCAAGCAGTTTGAAACGCGTTTCCTCAAAGCGCTGCAACACCAATCTGACGTCAGTTTCCAAATCGAGGTTTCATCGGAGGGAGACGACAGCGATGTCGACAATTGA